The following coding sequences lie in one Amycolatopsis cihanbeyliensis genomic window:
- a CDS encoding MerR family transcriptional regulator, with the protein MAYSIVQVARMAKVTSRTLRHYDEIGLLRPAHIGGNGYRYYEREQLLRLQQIRVLRELGLGLDTIGDVLDRQTDQLDALRLHHEWLLAERDRFDRLATTVRHTIEKLEGGKDMNAENLYRGFARDSEQAERHAQEAERRWGSGARESHERVKGWSAEKWEAVQREGAAASAELAELMRDGVPADDPRTIEATDAHYRWICHFWTPDRESYTGLGQLYVDDERFTANIDETAPGLAAYLREAMAAYAGRRL; encoded by the coding sequence ATGGCTTACTCGATCGTGCAGGTCGCGCGAATGGCCAAGGTGACGTCGAGGACGTTGCGGCACTACGACGAGATCGGCCTGCTCAGGCCGGCCCATATCGGTGGCAACGGTTACCGCTACTACGAGCGGGAGCAGTTGCTGCGCCTGCAGCAGATCCGGGTGTTGCGGGAGCTCGGGCTCGGGCTGGACACGATCGGAGACGTCCTCGACCGGCAGACCGACCAGCTGGACGCGCTCCGGCTGCACCACGAGTGGTTGCTGGCCGAGCGGGACCGGTTCGACCGGCTCGCCACGACCGTGCGGCACACCATCGAGAAGCTGGAAGGAGGGAAGGACATGAACGCGGAAAATCTGTACCGGGGCTTCGCCAGGGACTCCGAACAGGCCGAACGCCACGCCCAGGAGGCGGAGCGGCGCTGGGGCAGCGGCGCGCGCGAATCGCACGAGCGGGTCAAGGGTTGGTCAGCGGAGAAGTGGGAGGCCGTGCAGCGGGAGGGTGCCGCGGCATCGGCCGAGCTCGCCGAGTTGATGCGGGACGGCGTGCCCGCCGACGACCCGCGCACGATCGAGGCCACCGACGCGCACTACCGGTGGATCTGCCACTTCTGGACGCCGGATCGCGAGTCCTACACCGGTCTCGGTCAGCTGTACGTCGATGACGAGCGGTTCACCGCCAACATCGACGAGACCGCGCCGGGCCTGGCCGCGTACCTGCGCGAGGCGATGGCCGCCTACGCCGGGCGGCGGCTGTAG
- the topA gene encoding type I DNA topoisomerase, translating into MAGSARTKNSGSNGAGRRRLVIVESPTKARKIAPYLGRDYVVESSRGHIRDLPRGAADVPAKYKGQPWARLGVDVDNDFEPLYVVSPDKKATVTELKGLLKDVDELYLATDPDREGEAIAWHLLEALKPKVPVRRMVFHEVTEQAIRSAAESTRELDPDLVDAQETRRILDRLYGYEVSPVLWKKVMPKLSAGRVQSVATRIVVERERERMRFTSASYWDIAATMDAGADASPRTFPARLVQVDGDRLATGRDFGADGQLTAAAAKKDVRVLVEADANRLAEALRGQDFAVTSVEEKPYTRRPYAPFMTSTLQQEAGRKLRFSSERTMRIAQRLYENGYITYMRTDSTTLSEAAISAARDQATELYGSSHVSPKPRQYTRKVKNAQEAHEAIRPAGEVFRTPGQVASELESDEFRLYEMIWQRTIASQMADAKGTTMSVRISGTASSGEECAFAASGRTITFAGFLKAYVEAVDSEAGGEADDKQSRLPQLREDQQVSATELTPDGHATSPPPRYSEPSLVSKLEELGIGRPSTYSSIIKTIQDRGYVWKKGSALVPSWVAFSVVGLLERHFERLVDYDFTAAMEDELDRIAAGDEQRTRWLSTFYFGGDTGADGSVGRLGGLKKLVGAGVEDIDAREINSIPLFTDENENTVVVRVGRYGPYLEREVDGSSQRANLPDDLPPDELTPEIAEKLFATPQEGRSLGTDPETGHEIVAKEGRFGPYVTEILPEPQEAEGETKKSSKAKKPKPRTGSLLKSMSIEDITLDDALKLLSLPRVVGTDPESGEEITAQNGRYGPYLKKGTDSRSLATEEQIFDITLEEALKLYAEPKRRGRQAVAKPPLKEFGNDPASGKPMVVKDGRFGPYVTDGEYNASLRRSDSVEELTEERAAELLAEKRAKGPAPKKRSSSTRKKASSGTKSGTGGSTAKSKSKS; encoded by the coding sequence GTGGCTGGATCGGCACGGACCAAGAACTCTGGATCGAATGGCGCCGGTCGTCGACGGCTGGTGATCGTCGAGTCCCCGACCAAGGCCCGCAAGATCGCGCCCTATCTCGGCCGGGACTACGTGGTCGAATCCTCCCGCGGGCACATCAGGGACCTCCCGCGTGGCGCCGCCGACGTGCCTGCCAAGTACAAGGGCCAGCCCTGGGCAAGGCTCGGCGTGGACGTGGACAACGACTTCGAGCCGCTCTACGTCGTGTCGCCGGACAAGAAGGCGACCGTGACCGAGCTGAAAGGCCTGCTCAAGGACGTCGACGAGCTCTACCTCGCCACCGACCCCGACCGCGAGGGTGAGGCCATCGCCTGGCACCTGCTGGAGGCACTCAAACCCAAGGTGCCGGTGCGCAGGATGGTGTTCCACGAGGTCACCGAGCAGGCCATCCGCTCGGCGGCGGAGAGCACCAGGGAGCTCGACCCCGACCTGGTGGACGCCCAGGAGACCAGGCGCATCCTGGACCGGCTCTACGGCTACGAGGTCTCCCCGGTGCTGTGGAAGAAGGTCATGCCGAAGCTCTCGGCAGGCCGGGTGCAGTCGGTGGCCACCCGTATCGTGGTCGAGCGGGAACGCGAGCGGATGCGGTTCACCTCGGCCTCCTACTGGGACATCGCCGCCACGATGGACGCCGGCGCGGACGCCTCGCCACGGACCTTCCCGGCCAGGCTGGTCCAGGTGGACGGCGACCGGTTGGCCACCGGAAGGGACTTCGGCGCGGACGGGCAGCTGACCGCCGCGGCCGCGAAGAAGGACGTCCGGGTGCTGGTGGAGGCGGACGCGAACCGCCTCGCCGAGGCGCTGCGCGGGCAGGACTTCGCGGTCACCAGCGTCGAGGAGAAGCCCTACACCCGGCGGCCGTACGCCCCGTTTATGACCTCCACCCTGCAGCAGGAGGCAGGTCGCAAGCTGCGGTTCTCCTCCGAGCGCACCATGCGGATCGCGCAGCGGTTGTACGAGAACGGCTACATCACGTACATGCGTACCGACTCGACCACCCTCTCCGAGGCGGCGATCTCGGCGGCGCGCGACCAGGCGACCGAGCTGTACGGCTCCTCCCACGTCTCGCCCAAGCCGCGGCAGTACACCCGCAAGGTGAAGAACGCGCAGGAGGCACACGAGGCGATCCGGCCGGCGGGCGAGGTCTTCCGCACGCCCGGCCAGGTCGCCAGTGAGCTGGAGAGTGACGAGTTCCGGCTGTACGAGATGATCTGGCAGCGCACCATCGCCTCCCAGATGGCCGACGCCAAGGGCACCACGATGTCGGTGCGGATCAGCGGTACCGCAAGTAGCGGGGAGGAGTGCGCCTTCGCGGCCTCCGGGCGCACCATTACCTTCGCCGGCTTCCTCAAGGCCTACGTCGAGGCCGTGGACAGCGAGGCGGGCGGCGAGGCCGACGACAAGCAGAGCAGGCTGCCGCAGCTGCGCGAGGACCAGCAGGTGTCGGCGACCGAGCTGACCCCGGACGGCCACGCCACCTCGCCACCCCCGCGTTACAGCGAGCCGAGCCTGGTCAGCAAGCTCGAGGAACTGGGTATCGGCAGGCCCTCGACCTACTCCTCGATCATCAAGACCATCCAGGACCGCGGCTACGTGTGGAAGAAGGGTTCCGCGCTGGTGCCGTCCTGGGTCGCCTTCTCCGTGGTCGGGCTGCTGGAGCGGCACTTCGAGCGCCTGGTGGACTACGACTTCACCGCGGCCATGGAGGACGAGCTGGACCGCATCGCCGCGGGTGACGAGCAGCGCACCCGGTGGCTTTCCACCTTCTACTTCGGCGGCGACACCGGCGCGGACGGCTCCGTGGGCCGGCTCGGCGGGCTGAAGAAGCTGGTCGGTGCCGGGGTGGAGGACATCGACGCCCGTGAGATCAACTCCATCCCGCTGTTCACCGACGAGAACGAGAACACGGTGGTGGTGCGGGTCGGCCGGTACGGACCGTACCTCGAGCGCGAGGTCGACGGCAGCTCGCAGCGCGCCAACCTGCCCGACGACCTGCCGCCGGACGAGCTGACCCCGGAGATCGCGGAGAAGCTCTTCGCCACCCCGCAGGAGGGCCGCTCGCTGGGCACCGACCCGGAGACCGGGCACGAGATCGTCGCCAAGGAAGGCCGGTTCGGCCCGTACGTCACCGAGATCCTGCCGGAGCCCCAGGAGGCCGAGGGCGAGACCAAGAAGAGCAGCAAGGCGAAGAAGCCCAAACCGCGCACCGGTTCGCTGCTCAAGTCGATGTCCATCGAGGACATCACCCTGGACGACGCGCTCAAGCTGCTCTCGTTGCCGAGGGTGGTCGGCACGGACCCGGAGTCCGGCGAGGAGATCACCGCGCAGAACGGGCGCTACGGGCCGTACCTGAAGAAGGGAACCGACTCCCGGTCACTGGCCACCGAGGAGCAGATCTTCGACATCACGCTGGAGGAGGCACTGAAGCTCTACGCCGAGCCGAAGCGGCGCGGCAGGCAGGCGGTGGCGAAGCCGCCGCTGAAGGAGTTCGGCAACGACCCCGCCTCCGGCAAGCCGATGGTGGTGAAGGACGGCCGGTTCGGTCCCTATGTCACCGACGGTGAGTACAACGCCTCGCTGCGCCGCTCGGACAGCGTGGAGGAGCTGACCGAGGAGCGGGCCGCCGAGCTGCTCGCGGAGAAGCGGGCCAAGGGGCCGGCGCCGAAGAAGCGCTCGTCCTCCACCCGCAAGAAGGCGTCCAGCGGCACCAAGAGCGGCACCGGCGGCAGCACCGCCAAGTCCAAATCCAAGTCCTGA
- a CDS encoding sodium-translocating pyrophosphatase produces MSRHFLAAGSAELSGGDYGIVAVVAVVALAALVIGYLLLKEVLAAGQGTTKMQEIAKAVQEGATAYLNRQRKTLAIFGAVVFLLLLVLPAEDWSERIGRSLFFLVGAVFSFAIGYLGMWLATRANLRVAAAAREGDGAREKAMRIAFRTGGVVGMITVGLGLFGAAVVVLVYAGQAPKVLEGFGFGAALIAMFMRVGGGIFTKAADVGADLVGKVEQNIPEDDPRNAATIADNVGDNVGDCAGMAADLFESYAVTLVAALILGSAAFGTAGAGLTFPLIIPAIGVITAVIGIYITRARAGESGLTTINRSFYISAVISAVLSAIAAFVFLPDSFAEATGSPAVIATVSVIIGIVLAGVILWLTGYYTGTEHKPVKDVGKSSETGAATVILSGISVGFESAVYTALVVGAAVFGAYLIGGGVALFAVALAGTGLLTTVGVIVAMDTFGPVSDNAQGIAEMSGDLEEGEGVQILTELDAVGNTTKAITKGIAISTAVLAATALFGSYSESIESKLRELGMTLTSTDLFLDRVVSPNTLIGVMIGAAVVFLFSGLAVNAVSRAAGAVVYEVRRQFREIAGIMEGTTRPEYGKVVDLVTRDSLRELTTPGLLAIFAPIAVGFGLGTGALAGYLGGAIAAGMLMAVFLANSGGAWDNAKKLVEDGHHGGKNSEAHAATVIGDTVGDPFKDTAGPAINPLIKVMNLVSLLIAPAVVTLSVGPDASDPLRIAIAVVSVLIIAAAIVVSKRRGNAIADTPSNAEATNAS; encoded by the coding sequence ATGTCCCGGCATTTCCTCGCGGCGGGCTCCGCGGAGCTCTCCGGAGGTGACTACGGCATCGTGGCCGTGGTCGCCGTGGTCGCCCTTGCCGCACTGGTCATTGGCTACCTACTGCTCAAGGAGGTGCTGGCCGCGGGCCAGGGCACCACCAAGATGCAGGAGATCGCCAAGGCGGTGCAGGAAGGGGCGACCGCCTACCTCAACCGGCAACGGAAGACGCTCGCGATTTTCGGCGCTGTCGTTTTTCTCCTGCTGCTGGTGCTTCCCGCGGAAGATTGGAGTGAGCGGATAGGCCGATCGCTGTTCTTCCTCGTCGGCGCTGTCTTCTCGTTCGCGATCGGTTACCTCGGCATGTGGCTGGCCACCAGGGCCAACCTCCGGGTCGCCGCCGCGGCGAGGGAAGGCGACGGCGCCAGGGAGAAGGCGATGCGGATCGCCTTCCGGACCGGTGGTGTGGTCGGCATGATCACGGTCGGGCTCGGACTCTTCGGCGCGGCGGTGGTCGTGCTGGTGTACGCCGGCCAGGCGCCCAAGGTGCTGGAGGGCTTCGGTTTCGGCGCCGCCCTGATCGCGATGTTCATGCGTGTCGGCGGCGGCATCTTCACCAAGGCCGCAGACGTCGGCGCCGACCTGGTCGGCAAGGTCGAGCAGAACATCCCCGAGGACGACCCGCGCAACGCCGCCACCATCGCCGACAACGTCGGGGACAACGTGGGCGACTGCGCAGGGATGGCGGCCGACCTCTTCGAGTCCTACGCGGTGACCCTGGTCGCCGCGCTGATCCTGGGCAGCGCCGCGTTCGGCACGGCCGGAGCGGGCCTGACCTTCCCGCTGATCATCCCGGCGATCGGGGTGATCACCGCGGTGATCGGTATCTACATCACCAGGGCACGCGCGGGCGAAAGCGGGCTGACGACGATCAACCGCTCGTTCTACATCTCCGCGGTGATCTCCGCGGTGCTCTCGGCTATCGCGGCCTTCGTGTTCCTGCCGGACTCCTTCGCCGAAGCCACCGGCAGCCCGGCCGTGATCGCCACCGTCTCGGTGATCATCGGCATCGTGCTGGCCGGGGTGATCCTCTGGCTCACCGGCTACTACACCGGAACCGAGCACAAGCCGGTCAAGGATGTCGGTAAGAGCTCGGAGACCGGCGCGGCCACGGTCATCCTGTCCGGTATCTCGGTGGGCTTCGAGTCCGCCGTGTACACCGCCCTCGTTGTCGGTGCCGCGGTCTTCGGTGCCTACCTGATCGGCGGCGGGGTCGCGCTGTTCGCCGTGGCGCTGGCCGGAACCGGCCTGCTCACCACGGTCGGCGTGATCGTCGCGATGGACACCTTCGGCCCGGTCTCGGACAACGCGCAGGGCATCGCCGAGATGTCCGGTGACCTCGAAGAGGGCGAGGGCGTGCAGATCCTCACCGAGCTGGACGCCGTCGGCAACACCACCAAGGCGATCACCAAGGGCATCGCGATCTCCACCGCGGTGCTCGCCGCGACCGCGCTGTTCGGCTCCTACTCCGAGTCGATCGAGTCCAAGCTGCGGGAACTGGGGATGACCCTCACCTCCACCGACCTGTTCCTGGACCGGGTTGTCAGCCCGAACACGCTGATCGGTGTGATGATCGGTGCGGCCGTGGTGTTCCTGTTCTCCGGGCTCGCGGTGAACGCGGTCTCCCGCGCGGCAGGCGCCGTGGTCTACGAGGTGCGCAGGCAGTTCCGGGAGATCGCCGGAATCATGGAGGGCACCACCCGCCCCGAGTACGGCAAGGTGGTCGACCTGGTCACCAGGGACTCGCTGCGCGAGCTGACCACCCCGGGTCTGCTGGCGATCTTCGCGCCGATCGCGGTCGGCTTCGGCCTCGGCACCGGCGCGCTGGCCGGGTACCTCGGCGGGGCCATCGCGGCCGGGATGCTGATGGCGGTGTTCCTCGCCAACTCCGGTGGTGCCTGGGACAACGCGAAGAAGCTGGTCGAGGACGGCCACCACGGTGGCAAGAACTCCGAGGCGCACGCGGCCACCGTGATCGGGGACACCGTGGGTGACCCGTTCAAGGACACCGCGGGTCCCGCGATCAACCCGCTGATCAAGGTGATGAACCTGGTCTCGCTGCTGATCGCACCCGCGGTGGTGACCCTCTCGGTCGGGCCGGACGCCTCGGACCCGCTGCGGATCGCGATCGCCGTGGTCTCCGTGTTGATCATCGCGGCGGCGATCGTGGTGTCCAAGCGTCGCGGCAACGCGATCGCCGACACCCCGAGCAACGCGGAGGCGACCAACGCCTCCTGA
- a CDS encoding ESX secretion-associated protein EspG, translating into MTETTGTTASRTTASPTAHTPHTRSRRETVFELLDEVLAPLDSAVPERPSPMEFLDPEFRLPAALREGPPPDTGDLAAEAEQYTKVVGDMAAMGLLPEGEVTPAAVALYRTLRAGHIRGVVTGVFADRAEPLQVRFFGDRDCATVLNVVGGEVLLRSGSLRGLPQWAFDDIRDVPRGPGGFVELHADEHGGLPEEAADTVEMIRRSTARPRHGTVLVELIVRDRVRVEYPRGAFVLFDNDIGRYFLGTSVSERGHWVLQYAPAGRAHAERWVEHAALG; encoded by the coding sequence GTGACCGAGACGACAGGGACGACAGCAAGCCGGACGACAGCAAGCCCGACAGCCCACACCCCCCACACCCGGAGCCGGCGCGAGACGGTCTTCGAGCTCCTCGACGAGGTCCTCGCGCCGCTGGACAGCGCGGTGCCGGAGCGGCCGTCGCCGATGGAGTTCCTCGACCCGGAGTTCCGGCTGCCCGCGGCACTGCGGGAGGGGCCGCCACCGGACACCGGTGACCTGGCCGCGGAGGCCGAGCAGTACACCAAGGTCGTCGGCGATATGGCGGCCATGGGGCTGCTGCCGGAGGGCGAGGTGACCCCGGCCGCCGTGGCGCTGTACCGCACGCTGCGGGCAGGGCATATCCGCGGCGTGGTGACCGGTGTGTTCGCCGATCGCGCCGAGCCGCTCCAGGTGCGGTTCTTCGGTGACCGGGACTGCGCCACCGTGCTGAACGTGGTCGGCGGCGAGGTACTGCTGCGCAGCGGTTCCCTGCGCGGGTTGCCGCAGTGGGCCTTCGACGACATCCGCGACGTACCGCGCGGGCCGGGTGGATTCGTCGAGCTACACGCCGACGAGCACGGGGGCCTGCCGGAGGAGGCGGCGGACACGGTGGAGATGATCAGGCGGAGCACGGCCCGGCCGCGACACGGCACGGTGCTGGTCGAGCTCATCGTGCGGGACCGGGTTCGAGTCGAGTACCCGCGGGGCGCCTTCGTGCTGTTCGACAACGATATCGGGCGGTACTTCCTCGGCACCTCGGTCAGCGAGCGCGGGCACTGGGTACTGCAATACGCGCCCGCGGGGCGAGCGCATGCCGAACGGTGGGTCGAACATGCGGCGCTGGGCTGA
- a CDS encoding VOC family protein — protein sequence MVSVKQFQVTFDCAEPERVARFWCEVLGYVVPPPPEGFATWDDVDRSLPPERQGAAFVCIDPSGVGPRLFFQRVPESKAVKNRLHLDVRVGTGLVGEERLAALEAECARLVALGAVRVRLLLADGNEESCIVMQDIEGNEFCLD from the coding sequence ATGGTGTCGGTCAAGCAGTTCCAGGTCACCTTCGACTGCGCAGAACCCGAGCGCGTCGCTCGTTTCTGGTGCGAGGTGTTGGGGTACGTCGTACCGCCGCCGCCGGAGGGGTTTGCCACGTGGGACGACGTCGATCGCTCGTTGCCGCCTGAGCGTCAGGGTGCGGCGTTCGTCTGCATTGATCCCTCAGGTGTGGGCCCGCGACTGTTCTTCCAGCGCGTTCCCGAAAGCAAGGCCGTCAAGAATCGGCTGCACCTCGACGTGCGGGTCGGCACCGGGCTCGTGGGTGAAGAGCGCCTCGCGGCACTCGAGGCCGAGTGCGCACGTCTGGTCGCGCTCGGCGCGGTACGCGTGCGACTACTGCTTGCCGACGGCAACGAGGAGTCCTGCATCGTGATGCAGGACATCGAGGGCAACGAGTTCTGTCTCGACTGA
- a CDS encoding S1 family peptidase, translating into MTRRWLTALLTALLGALLLVPSPAAATVTARAEVDFRATVALSNCSGSVVRLAGAAADDPALVLSNGHCLQAGFPEPGEVIIDRPSQRQFRLLTADGRGELGTLRASRLVYATMTETDVSLYRLRRSYAELEQAYGVRPLRLASATADEGTAISVVSGYWKRIYSCTVDGFVHELREAGWTWRDSIRYTPSCDTIGGTSGSPIIDRDSGEVVGVNNTGNEDGQRCTLNNPCEVDEHGNVTVRHGTNYGQQTYRFYGCLIAGSRIDLTRPDCHLPS; encoded by the coding sequence ATGACCCGCCGATGGCTGACCGCCCTCCTCACGGCCCTGCTCGGGGCGCTCCTCCTGGTGCCGTCGCCCGCGGCCGCCACCGTGACCGCCCGGGCCGAAGTCGACTTCCGGGCCACGGTCGCGCTGTCCAACTGCTCCGGCTCGGTGGTGCGCCTCGCCGGGGCGGCGGCCGATGACCCGGCACTCGTCCTTTCCAACGGGCACTGCCTGCAGGCGGGTTTCCCGGAACCGGGTGAGGTAATCATCGACCGGCCGTCCCAGCGACAGTTCCGGCTGCTCACCGCGGACGGCCGGGGTGAGTTGGGCACGCTGCGAGCGAGCAGGCTGGTCTACGCGACGATGACCGAGACAGATGTCTCGCTGTACCGGCTGCGGCGCAGTTACGCCGAGTTGGAGCAGGCCTACGGAGTTCGGCCGTTGCGGCTGGCCTCCGCCACGGCCGACGAGGGCACCGCGATCAGCGTGGTGTCCGGATACTGGAAGCGGATCTACTCCTGCACGGTGGACGGGTTCGTGCACGAGCTGCGTGAGGCCGGCTGGACCTGGCGCGACTCGATCCGGTACACGCCCAGCTGCGACACCATCGGCGGCACGTCGGGTTCGCCCATCATCGACCGGGACAGCGGCGAGGTCGTCGGGGTGAACAACACCGGCAACGAGGACGGTCAGCGCTGCACCTTGAACAACCCGTGCGAGGTCGACGAGCACGGCAACGTCACCGTCCGGCACGGCACCAACTACGGGCAGCAGACCTACCGCTTCTACGGCTGCCTGATCGCGGGCAGCCGGATCGACCTCACTCGTCCCGACTGCCATCTCCCCTCCTGA